The genome window CCCGCTGAGGGGGCTGACGATGAACATGTGAGCGGTGGATGGCTCCGCGTCCATCGGGATCGCCTCATTGCCCCGCGAGAGCTTCTGCAGTGCCCTGGCAAGTCCCAGGGGATTATGGGTCAGCGCCGCAGCGCTCGCGTCCGCCTGGAACTCCCGGGACCGCGAGATTGCCATCTGGATCAGCATCGCTGCGATGGGTGCGAAGATCATGGCGAACAGGGCGCCGAGGCCCCCGCCATTGCGATCCCGGTCTCCGCCCCCGCCAAAGATTAGCATGGAGTATCCCAGGATACGCGCCAGGATCATCAGTGCCCCCGCGAGGGTGGCGGCGATGGCGCTGATAAGAATGTCCCGGTTCTGCACATGGGAAAGCTCGTGGGCGATGACGCCTTCCAGTTCCTCCTCAGTGAGCATTCGCACGATCCCATCTGTGACCGCCACGGCGGCATGCTGCGGGTCGCGCCCTGTTGCGAAAGCGTTTGGGGTAGGCGTCGGGATCACATACAGCGCAGGCATGGGCAGCCCTGCGCGCTGTGTAAGCCGCTGCACCATGGAGTAGAGCCTGGGCGCAGAGGCGTAGTCAACAGGCTGCGCCCGGTACATCGCCAGCACGATCTTGTCGCTGAACCAGTAGCTGACGAAGTTCATGACCGCGGCGATGCCCAGGGCGATGTACATGCCCTGCCGCCCGCCCGCAAGGTCTCCCACGAACACCACTAGTCCGGTCAACAAGCCCATCAACAAGACAGTCTTGATTGTATTCATTCGCATCACCGTCCAACCAGCAGGTGCTGGTTCTCATCGATTCGCTGCCCGTATATATAACGCGTTTCGGCCCCTGGAAGTTTACATTTCAGCCGGATTTCGAACCCGGGAACAGGTCGCCCAGGAGTATGCGCAGAGCCTCGTTGGCTGCGAACAGGCCAAAGATGCCAGTGAGAGTGGGCAGGCTGCCGAGGGCCCGTCGCGGGCGGCCGCGTGCGAACTCGTCGCACCAAGGCTCGCCAGACTCTTCCGGCGGCACTACGAAACGGGTGTCGGCGGGTTCATCGCTGTAAATGCAGGAAATGCCGGCATCCAGGCCTCGCGCCCTGAGGGCCTTGCGCACGCGTCGCGCCAGGGGGCAGCACTGTGTGGCGGAGAGCGGCCCGCAGCGGATGCGCGTTGGGTCGGTGCGCAAGGCCGCGCCCATGGATGAGATGACCGGTACGCCCCGCTGGATGCAGCCTGCCAGCAACTCAACCTTCGGACGCATGGAGTCGATGGCGTCGATGACGAGATCCGGCGGTCCGGCGAGCACCTGGCCGAGAGTATCCCCGTGGACGAAGATCTTGAACGCTTCGACCTGGCAAGACGGGTTGATGTCGAGCACCCGCTCGCGGGCCGCTTCGGCCTTTGGCTGCCCGATGGTGGACTCAAGCGCCAGGAGTTGCCGGTTGATGTTGCTGGGGCGAATCACGTCGAAATCCACCAGTCGCAGGCGCCCGATGCCCGCACGGGCCAGGGCTTCCGTAGCGTAACTGCCTACCGCGCCCAGGCCGACCACCGCGACGAAGGCAGAGTGCAGGCGTGCCAGGCCCTCGTCACCCACCATGTGCCGCAGCCTCAGGAAGCGGTCGTCAGGCAAGGCAACTCCCCCATGAGTCTGTGGGTATTCCGTACGGTGGTGCGGGCAAGATCGGCGGCCGGGATGTTCCGGATCTTGGCGATGCCGGATACGATTGCCGGCAGGTTCGCGGGCTCGTTGAGCGCCTCGCCTTCCGGCCCAAGCGTCACCGAAGGCCGGAAGGGTTCAGGGGGTAGCATTGCCGGGGCATCGGTCTCCACGAGCAGGCGTTCCAGCGGAACCGCCGCGAGGCCCGCTCGGGCGCGCTTGTGGGCCGGATCCAGCACGCTCCCGGCGAAAGAGCAGTATGCACCCATCTCCACCAGGGGCGTGACCATCTCCGCTGCACCGCCCCAGGCGTGGATCACCATCCCTGCGCGAGGCGGCCCCATCTCGTCGAGAATACCAAGCAGCATGCCCCATGCGCGCAGGCAGTGGATCATTGCGGGCAGGCCGAGGCGATTCGCCAGATCAAGCTGGGATCGGAACACCTCCTCCTGCTCTGTCTCGTCACGGTCCCGAACCCAACGATCGAGCCCGATTTCTCCCAATCCGCGGCAGCCTTCCTTGAGAAATGATTCCAGGCGCTCCAGCCAGCCCTTGGACCGCTCGCGAACGAACCACGGGTGCAGTCCCAGGCAAGGGATCACCTGCGGCCAGCGGCGGCTGATCTCCAGCACTGTCTCCCAGTCACCTTCGTGAGTTCCGTTGCAGATAAGACAGGCCACGCCAGCCTGCAGACTCCGGCGGATCATGTCATCCACCAGCCCCTCCAGAACCTCCTCCTGCAGGTGGCAGTGTGCGTCAACCAGGCCTGTCAGCGTCGGCGCATCGGTCACCAGGTCACCCTGAATCTCCCGGCGCCCGGCTGCCCTACTCTGAACACCACGCGCCCGTTTTCGATGCGGTGCGGCACGACACCCATATCTTCCGCGGTTCCCGCCGCAAGCGCTCGGACCTCTACTCGCGCGAGGTCGATGGTCGCGGCCGGGACCGCCCGCTTCGGGTCTATGCTCACCGTGAACTCTCGGTCGCGCGGATAGGGGAAGACCGTCAGGCTATCCTGGGCCAGGTTGACCTTCACCGAACCGTCCGTGGCGATGACCCCGAAATCAACCATCGTGCCCGCTGGGTTGGTATGGGCACTGAAGTCGGCACGGACCGCCGCCCAGCGCTCACAGGCCTCGTCGAAGTCGGCCAGTTCGATGTTGGTGATCTGTCCATCTTGTCGGGTCACGCGCAGCTCGCCCAACAGATACGCCCGGTCACCCGCCACGGGTCCCTTGAGGGCCACGCGGCCCTGGGCGTCGTAGAGCCCTGCCACGATTGCGTAGCGGTCCCAGGGCTCGTCCGGTACCGTTATATCATGCGGGCCGTCCACGATGACGTCGCCGGGCTTCCAGTCCCGGACCGGCTTGCTGAAGCCGTGGTCATTCTGAAATACAATCCCCTGGTTGCCACCCGCGGATGGGTTGGTGAAATGCACGAAGCTGATAGGGTCACGGTTCAAGACCTGCTTCACATCCCACTCGTATGTGAGTCGGATCTTGTCTCCGCCCATATACTCAAAGCTGCGCAGGCGCGGTTGGATGTCGTTCTCGGCCAGATAGGGCATATGGAAATAGGTGCGGGCGTCGGCGAACAGGTACTCGGGACACCGGGCGAAGTCCGCGAACTTGCCGCCGTCGACTACGGTGCCGACCTCGGTGCCGGGCCCCAATGCCAGGAAGCCCCACTGCGGGAGAGTGCGGCCCTCCACGTCCCACGGCTCCTCTCCCCAGTTGACCCAGAGGGTGAGGCCAGTCTCGTACTCGATCTTCTGTCGCATCCGTTCGTTCGCCGCCAGCGCCGCGCTCCCGGTTACAAGCCGACCGTCGACCTCGTAGGCGATCCGCACCGGCCTGCTGTTTCCGGTCAGCCGCTGGACCGCGTGCATCAGGTGGTGTTCCTTCGCCACCCACTGCACATTAGCGGTCTGGGCGTTACCGATAAACCCCGCATGTCCGTAGGCCAGTTCCTGCGCCCGGTACTTGTCCACCTGCCAGGGCGCGCCGGTGTCCATGCCCCACTGGTGGTTGTAGCCCCTGGTGAACCAGCGCTCGTAATACCCCATGCCGTGGTTGACCATCTGCGGGTGGATCTTGAGCAGGTCGAAGTCCAGGAAGGGAACGTGGTTTTCACCGCCGGCGACCTGGGCCTCCACGCCGTCCACCTGCCCCGCCCAGTAGAAATGGTTGTGGCCCTCGCCGAACAGCGGGCCCTCGTGGGTCTGGCGCATATAGTCGAACAGTTCCGCATCATAGATGACCTTTGCGCGGCACATCGCGGCCATGGGTTGGTCCGCTTCGTGGTCAAGCTGGTGCCACGGCGGCACGCAGGTGTGCACATCGAGATAGGCCGCAGTAGTGGCGAACCGCCGGTGGATTTCGGGGGCATTCTGCTGAGCATATCCCAGCGCGCGGTTGCACTTGAGCCCGTAGCTCTGAACGCCGGTTCCCGCATTGAACCAGGCCTTGGATGGTTCGCCGTTTGCCAGCAGCACGCGCGCCGCCGGATCGTAGGATGGTGCGTCTGGATACAGGTCGATGTAGTTTTCATGCAACGACCAGACATAACCGCACTCATTGGCGGCCTTGCCGAACTCCACCATGCCCTCATCGCCCCCGTATCGCGCATTGGCGGGCAGGTGGTCCGGGAGCTTCACGTCGTATCCGTAGCACTGCCAGTCGTGGGAGATGATGGCCAGGTGATCCACGCCATTGTCCTTGAGATTGCGCAGGTTTTCAGCATCGCCCTGGTAAGTGCCCTTGTAGTGGCCCCAGATGTCCAGCATCACCCGGTCCCCGAGCAAGTCCAGGTAGCTTGACGGCTGCCATGGAATGTTTGGAAACACCTCGTTCACGTTGGGCGACACGCAGACATAGCCGGTCTCGAAAAGCGGGTTGCGGGTGCCGTCAGTTTTCGGCTCGTACACGGAAGCGCCCTGTGGGCAGCGCGAGGCATTAGTCTTCGTCCAGTCAAGGTACCTGCCCACGAACAGCAGGTCGGCTGGGAGCCACTCCACCGAGCCTCGGCTCCAGTCCGCGGGAAGGTAGGGGATGGTGATGGTCCGGCGCAAGGGAGCTCCGGCCACGTTACCCAGCGAGAAACCCTCCGCCACCGGTTCATCGCAGGAGACTTCCACTGTGAGGGCTTTGGCCTGGATGCCGAACTTCCAGGTCGCCCGCACGGGACCGCCCGGAAGGGCGTATTCCCAGACCACCCGCACCTTGCCTGCGTCGACACCAGCCGAGACGAGCCTGGCCTTCGCGTCCTTTCCTGTGTCCCCAAAGTTGATAGCCCCTCCGCCGGCAGGTTGGAAAGGTTTGCCTGCGTCAACAGACACCCGGAGATCGTCAAGCGTCCCGGTCCGTGGCTCGTAAATGTAGGTAATGTCCGCATCTGCAGCCTGGTAAACGAACTCGAACCCGTCGCCTGCCCTCCGCACGGCGTTCTGGCAGTCCAGGAGATTTGACGGCGCGATCCCTTGGCCTGATGCATTGCTCAGACGCACCAGACTGACATCGGCAGTTGCCTTATAAGCGCGACTGTTGACGATCCGTTCCAGCAGGACCGACTGAGCATCAGCGCCAGCGCCGCAAGTGATCGTTGCGTCGCCGAAGTACGAGTAGTCGAAAGAAGGGCTATTCTTCGGGCCTGGTTCGGTCTGCAGGCGGAGCGTGATCCGCTCACCCGCATAGCGCGACAAATCAAAATTGTAGTCCCTCCATTCGCCCTTGTCGTAGTGAACCCGCAGGAGTTCCTCCCGGTTATCCTGCTGGATCACCGTGGCGCTGAAGGTCACGCCGTCGCTCTTGCCGGGCACGGCGACGTCTGGAAGCATCGCAATCCCGAATCTGAGGGTGATCGGGCGCTGGTCGGGAAGCTGCAGAAGGTAGTCGACCCAGGCGGGGCCAGTCGGCACGCGCCACGGGCAGTGCAGCAGGATCGCCGGGCGGCCCAGGAGCCACTCCGCAGGGGAGTATGAGATGCCGCTGGTGGGCTCGAAATGCCCGGTCCACGATGGCGGCATGTCTACCTGGTCGCCCTCGTAGGATCGGTACGAGACCTGATATACCCCGATGTCCGACAATGCGGTCTCACCCGGCGGCAACGCGACGGCCTCCGGCTCCCCGATAGCGGGCAAGGCGGCGAGGATCAACAATGCCAACAGCACGGCGTATTCCACGGACATTGGGAGCACCTCTTCACGGGTTCGGACATTTCTGACCCGTCCGTTCTTTCGCCGTAGCCTCGTCGCGTCCTTCCACGAGTGTCAGGAGGAGAACGGCGCCTGCCGTGCGAAACAGACATTGTGCATACGGACCGGGAGCGTTGCGCCGGGCCGCTATTCCTCTGGAGCCACGTTCATGAAGCAGCTCTTCCTGGCGATGTTCGTCGTGCTTGCGATCCTCTCGGTGGTGGCGCAGGTGACCAAACCCAGCCGCGAGTTCGCCGGGCGGACGCGGATTATCTGGACCACCGACGACAACCCTGCGCGGCAGGCCCAGATTAGCATCTTCGATCAGCAGTTCCCGCACCTGAAGCTCACCATCGACCCCGCGAACAATGACATGAGCAAGATCATCGTCCAGACGATGGCCGGGATCGGGCCCGATGTCATCGACTGCTACAACCGGATGCAGCTTTACACCTACTACCAGGCCGGGATTCTCGAGGACATTACCGACTGGGCGAAGGAAGCTGGAACCACGCCGGACATCTGCTGGGAAGCGGCCCGGGAGAATATGATGATCGAAGGTCGCCAGTACGGCTTCCCCACCAACCCCGGACCGTGGGTCATCTTCTACAACAAGGACATCTTCGATAAGGCTGGCGTGCCGTACCCAAGCGGAGACTGGACCTGGGACGAGTTCGTGGACGTGGCGAAGAAGCTGACCCTCAAGGAGCCGGGCAGCCGCCGCAATACCACGTACGGAATCATGGGCTATGACATCATGGAGGCGATCTGGCAGAACGGCGGGAGCCTGTACAACAAGGACGGCACCCGCTGCGTTCTGGATTCGCCCGAGGCAATCGAGGCGGCCCAGTGGCTCATGGATCTGCAGTTCGTGCATGGTTGTGCGCCCAGCCCCAGCGAAGAA of Armatimonadota bacterium contains these proteins:
- a CDS encoding tRNA threonylcarbamoyladenosine dehydratase, producing the protein MVGDEGLARLHSAFVAVVGLGAVGSYATEALARAGIGRLRLVDFDVIRPSNINRQLLALESTIGQPKAEAARERVLDINPSCQVEAFKIFVHGDTLGQVLAGPPDLVIDAIDSMRPKVELLAGCIQRGVPVISSMGAALRTDPTRIRCGPLSATQCCPLARRVRKALRARGLDAGISCIYSDEPADTRFVVPPEESGEPWCDEFARGRPRRALGSLPTLTGIFGLFAANEALRILLGDLFPGSKSG
- a CDS encoding TatD family hydrolase; this encodes MTDAPTLTGLVDAHCHLQEEVLEGLVDDMIRRSLQAGVACLICNGTHEGDWETVLEISRRWPQVIPCLGLHPWFVRERSKGWLERLESFLKEGCRGLGEIGLDRWVRDRDETEQEEVFRSQLDLANRLGLPAMIHCLRAWGMLLGILDEMGPPRAGMVIHAWGGAAEMVTPLVEMGAYCSFAGSVLDPAHKRARAGLAAVPLERLLVETDAPAMLPPEPFRPSVTLGPEGEALNEPANLPAIVSGIAKIRNIPAADLARTTVRNTHRLMGELPCLTTAS
- a CDS encoding sugar ABC transporter substrate-binding protein, with amino-acid sequence MKQLFLAMFVVLAILSVVAQVTKPSREFAGRTRIIWTTDDNPARQAQISIFDQQFPHLKLTIDPANNDMSKIIVQTMAGIGPDVIDCYNRMQLYTYYQAGILEDITDWAKEAGTTPDICWEAARENMMIEGRQYGFPTNPGPWVIFYNKDIFDKAGVPYPSGDWTWDEFVDVAKKLTLKEPGSRRNTTYGIMGYDIMEAIWQNGGSLYNKDGTRCVLDSPEAIEAAQWLMDLQFVHGCAPSPSEEEAMAAAGGWGQGIITLFDAGRLGMIRYGRWGLIVWRKNPKLRIGVCPLPYKKQKATTFVTRISVLNKKSPYKREAFNFMKFLASEDYGNQINDSADNLAPVKRLCYLDRFLHNPQYPQEDYNEVFRDEMACARSVELSKFSNPFVVDRIFRRYIDLMRNKEMTPVDAMTAAAKEINESIEEHVAKFPELQAEYRRLTEAR
- the htpX gene encoding zinc metalloprotease HtpX, encoding MNTIKTVLLMGLLTGLVVFVGDLAGGRQGMYIALGIAAVMNFVSYWFSDKIVLAMYRAQPVDYASAPRLYSMVQRLTQRAGLPMPALYVIPTPTPNAFATGRDPQHAAVAVTDGIVRMLTEEELEGVIAHELSHVQNRDILISAIAATLAGALMILARILGYSMLIFGGGGDRDRNGGGLGALFAMIFAPIAAMLIQMAISRSREFQADASAAALTHNPLGLARALQKLSRGNEAIPMDAEPSTAHMFIVSPLSGSSIINLFSTHPPLEARIERLERMAREGGLG